DNA sequence from the Pseudomonadota bacterium genome:
CAGGGCGGCCCCCGGTGCTGGCTCGAGGTCAAGCTGCGGCTCGGCGCCATGGTCGAGAAGAGCCGCTTCGAGGTGCCGCGGGAGGGCGTGCTCGACGCGCTCCGGGACGGGCCGCAGGCGGCGGACGACGAGGAGAGCCGCGCGGCGATCGAGTCGTTCGAGGCGGTGCGCAAGGGGAGGCCGCTCGCACCGGTGGTCGTCGCGCACTACACGCGGTGGACCTACCAGGATCCGGAGTCCAAGCTGCGCGTCACGCTCGACAAGGGCACGACGTTCCACGTCCCGCCGCGCGACCTGTACACCCCCGCGGCGCCGACGGGCGCGCGCACCGCGCTGCCGCCGCCGCTCGAGATGGAGGGCCGGTGGATCGTGGAGGTGAAGAGCCTCGGCCCGGCGCCGCTCTGGCTCGACGACGCGCTCGACGGGGCAGAGCCCGCCGACTACTCGAAGTTCGTCGCCGGCCTCCGGGCGGTCCAGCGGCGTGGGCTGCTGCCGCTGTAGTTAGGTTGAACTACTCGTCATGCAAACGAATTTTCCAAGCCGCTTGACATGGTCGCTCGGGCGATACACAATACAGCTAGACAGACTAGACAGAATACCGGACGGGGCGCGGCAGAGGGCACGATGAAAGACGAATGGCAGCTCCAGGAAGCGAAGAATCGGTTCAGCGAGGTGGTGGAGCGGGCGCTGAAAAGGGGACCGCAGACGGTCACGCGTCGCGGCGTGGAGGCGGTCGTCGTCGTCGCGGCTGACGAGTTCCGCAGGCTCAGCGCGCCGTCGATCAGTTTCGTCGAGTTCCTCAGGTCGTCACCGCTCGTCGCCGCCGATCTCGATGTAACCCGCGACCCGGATCCGGGGCGGGAGGTGTCGTTTTGAGGTGTGTCGTCGATACGTGCGTCATCTCCGAGACCGTGCGCAGCTCGCCGGAACGCAGAGTCGTGGACTGGCTCGGTGCTCAGCGGGAAGAGGATCTCCACCTGAGCGTCCTCACGATAGGAGAGCTCCGCAAGGGGATCGCCCGCCTCGACGAATCGCGAAGGAAGGCGGAGCTCGCGGCGTGGATCGACGGAGAGCTGACGGAGCGTTTCGGCTCGCGGCTGTTGCCGGTGTGCTCCGGCGTCGCTTCACTGTGGGGTGAGATCCAGGCGCGCGCCGAGCGGGCAGGGAAGAGGATGCCGGTCGTCGACGGGCTGATCGCCGCGACCGCGCTCCACCACGGACTGGCCGTGGCGACGCGAAACGGGGGCGACATGGCCGTGAGCGGCGCGAAGATCGTCAATCCGTGGGAGTGAGCATTTCAAAAAAAACGATCGGTTGCAGCAGCGTGCGGACACTCTAAGTTCGGACCCCCGATGCGCGGAATTCGCGCTATCATGCCCTGCCTCGAGGGATGGAGAATCAGCATGTTCGTCGTGTTCGAAGGCATCGACGGTTCCGGCAAGACGACGCTCTCCGATCGCGTCGCGGCGCTGCTCGACGGCGTGGGCGTCACCGTCCACCACGCGCGGCCCAAGGGCGAGCTGAAGAGCGAGCTCGCGACCGACATCCGCAACATGACGCGCAACCCGCGCAGCCTCACGATGTCGCCGCACACGGAGCTCCTCCTCTACCTCGCGCGCGACTCGCAGATGATCGACACCGTGATCCGGCCCGCGCTCGACAAGGCGGACGTCGTGATCGCGGATCGGTACGTGTACTCGCCGGTCGTGCTCACGCGGGCGCGCGGCCAGGTGCCGCGGGGCGACGTCGACAAGGCGACCGAGGTCGTCGCGCGCGGGCTGTGGCCGGAGCTCGTCGTCTACTGCGACGTCGACGTCCACACCTCCGAGCTGCGCAAGCGGATGGACAAGATCATCAACCCGCGCGACGCGGACGACTTCGGCCGCAAGGGGCTCGCGGGGCTCGGCCTGCGCGACGCGATGCGGGGCGAGTACCTCGAGATGGCCGAGGCCGACCCCGCGCGCTGGATGGTCGTCGACAACGTGAACCACACGATCGCCGAGAACTCGGTGCGGATCGCGCGGAAGATCGTCGAGCTGCTCGGTCGCTTTGCTTTGCTCGCGGATCCGCCGCCGTCCAAGCCGGTGCGGCTCGAGCCCGGTGAGATCCGTGCCGAGCGCGCGGACGAGCTGCGGCGCGCGTTCTACGATCACCTCGGCAGGCTCGCGGACGCCGGCGCCACGCGCCCGGCCGCGTACCACGTGCGCAGCCTCTTCGCCGAGGAGGCGTGGGCGCTCAGGGAGAGGCTGCGGGAGAAGGAGCCGGAGCTTGTCGCGTACGGCCTCGAGCCGCTGGACGACGGGCGGGCCAGGGCGCTGCGCGAGCGGCTCGTCGAGAGGGCGCCCCGGCAGGTCGCGAAGTCCCTGGGCGCACGGTGGGCCGACGCGGATCCGTGGGCGTGGGAGCTCAGGGCGCGGCTCGCGGAAGCGGCGCCGGCCGAGGTGATCGCGTCCATGGGATCGCTCGACTCGGACGACTCGTGGGCGCTGCGCGAGCGGCTTCTCAAGGACAAGGACAACCACGCGGCGGTGCTCGCCACGCTCAAGCGGATCGACACGGAGCGCGCGTGGGCGCTGCGCGACGAGCTCGGCAGGGGCAAGACCGACTGGGGCCTCCTCGAGGGGCTCGCCGGGATCGACACGGAGCGGGCGTGGGCGCTGCGGAGGAAGCACCAGCGGAAGGCGCTGCCGTGGGTCCTCGTCTCGACCGCCGGGCTCGTGTCGGATGCGGCCTGGGAGCTGCGCGACGGCCTGTTTAAGGTCGCGCCCAAGCTCGTGCTGCAGACGCTGTACGGCGTCGACCACGAGCGCGCGTGGACGATGCGGCGCGACGCGGGGTGGAGCTGCAAGGAGGCGCTGACGTCGATCAAGGGGCTCGACGGCGAGGAAGCGTGGCGCCTGCGCGAGTCGCTCGCGAAGCGGTGGCAGTCCCACGCCGCGAAGTCGGTGGGCCTCGCGCTCGCCGCGACCGATCGCGGCCGCGATTTCCTGTGGGCGCTCGCGCGCGCCAACCCGAACGACCCCGAGGTGATACACTACCTCGTGAAGCTGATCGACGAGGAGGAGGCGTGAGATGCCCGATATTCTAGGCACCCTGACCCAGGGCCCCGGCCTCGCGGCGTTCGCGGACCCCATGAAGTGGGTGCAGTACGCGCTCATCCTCGTGGAGGCGACGCTCTCGGGCGTCGTGCTCGCGTACCACCCGATCTACATCGGGCGGCCCAAGTCGATGGAGGATCTCGAGCTCGCCAAGACGCTCATCATCTACTCGGTCGCCGGCGCGCTCATCTCGATCATCTGCACGGCCGCCCCGTCGATGGCGTTCGTCATCTTCGGCATCGGCGGGCTCATGCGCTTCCGCACGAACCTCGACTCGTCGAAGAGCACGGGCCACGCGATCATCGGGACGCTCGTCGGCCTGTGCTGGGGGCTCGAGCTCCAGCTCGTCGCGGCGCTCGCGACGGCGTTCTTCTGGGGGATGATCTTCTTCCTCGAGCGCGCGACGGTGATCGAGTTGATCGTCGGCGGCGTCAAGATCGCGCAGATGGCGCCGGCGGCGGAGGCCTACCGCGAGGCGATCGCGCGGGCCGGGTGCCGCGTGGGCGCGCACCACAAGAACTTCAAGAAGGGCGAGATGACGTTCGTGTTCAAGCTCCCGCGAAAGCTCGCGATCGACAAGGTGATCGCCGAGGTGGAGAAGATCCCCGAGGAGCTGCGCGGCACCCCGGACTGGCCGAATTGACGCTTCCGGTACGCTGAAAGGATGAGAGCCATGAGAGTCATGAGAGCGATGAGAGCATTAGGACACCCCATTCTTCCCCTGCTTCTCGTTCTTCCCATCCTCTCCTCCTGCGGCACCGAGGAGCCGCCTCCCGCGACGGTGCCGGACGGCGATCTCTTCCCGCTGACGGTGGGCGACTTCTGGCTCTACGACGAGACCGAGGGCGGCGAGACGAGCCAGACCCGGTACGAGGTCGCCGGGCAGATCGACTACGATTTCGCCTATGACGACCAGGGCGCGCTGCCGGTGTTCGTCATCAACAACACGTTCCCGGCCGGCGGCGGCGACACGGACAGCTCGGGAGGACACCGCCTGCAGTACTACCACGACGACGGGACCCGCGTCGTGCGCATGCGCCACGACGTCTACGACGAGACCGACACGCTGACGAAGGTCCGCGACTACGTCCCGGGCTTCCTGAGGTTCGATCGCGGTAACATCACCGTGGGAGCGCAGTGGACCGAGGATCTCACAACCTACACCGACAGCACCCCGGAGGACGAGGCCGGCGTCGTCACCGAGGGCGCGAGCTACCTCTACGAGGTGCTGGAGCCGGAGAGCGTGACGGTCCCCGCCGGCACCTTCGACTGCGTGGTCGTGCAGCGGAAGAAGACCTCCGGCTCGTCGGTCGAAATCAAGATCTACTACTTCGCACTCGGGGTCGGGAAGGTGAAGGAGATCACCGAGGGGACGAAGGAGGAGGCGCTCGTCGAGTACGAGGTGGCGAGCACCGCCGACGGCGGCGTCTGACGGGTAGGCAACAGCGCCAAGTGTGATAAGATTCCGCCACGTTGAGCCGGGGGCCCTGTTCGCCCGCCGAGCTCGAGGACGGTAGGATCGTGGACTGCATCCTGTGCGGCACCCAGTTCGAGGCGCACGACGGCCCCTGCACGCAGTGCGGGTGGAACGCGGACGCGCTCTGTGGCGAGAAGTCGCTGCGCGCGGGCGAGCTGGTCCGCGGCAGGTACGAGATCAGCTCGTGCCT
Encoded proteins:
- a CDS encoding VTC domain-containing protein, whose product is MLRHLSPSAGAATARSPARLTGVRQEIKYLFAPDVGARVIAKVEASIPAKIVDGYPFSHRVSAYLDAPDHELARRGLERGSQAIKLRVKEYYQIVGGAPQGGPRCWLEVKLRLGAMVEKSRFEVPREGVLDALRDGPQAADDEESRAAIESFEAVRKGRPLAPVVVAHYTRWTYQDPESKLRVTLDKGTTFHVPPRDLYTPAAPTGARTALPPPLEMEGRWIVEVKSLGPAPLWLDDALDGAEPADYSKFVAGLRAVQRRGLLPL
- a CDS encoding type II toxin-antitoxin system Phd/YefM family antitoxin, with product MKDEWQLQEAKNRFSEVVERALKRGPQTVTRRGVEAVVVVAADEFRRLSAPSISFVEFLRSSPLVAADLDVTRDPDPGREVSF
- a CDS encoding type II toxin-antitoxin system VapC family toxin yields the protein MRCVVDTCVISETVRSSPERRVVDWLGAQREEDLHLSVLTIGELRKGIARLDESRRKAELAAWIDGELTERFGSRLLPVCSGVASLWGEIQARAERAGKRMPVVDGLIAATALHHGLAVATRNGGDMAVSGAKIVNPWE
- the tmk gene encoding dTMP kinase produces the protein MFVVFEGIDGSGKTTLSDRVAALLDGVGVTVHHARPKGELKSELATDIRNMTRNPRSLTMSPHTELLLYLARDSQMIDTVIRPALDKADVVIADRYVYSPVVLTRARGQVPRGDVDKATEVVARGLWPELVVYCDVDVHTSELRKRMDKIINPRDADDFGRKGLAGLGLRDAMRGEYLEMAEADPARWMVVDNVNHTIAENSVRIARKIVELLGRFALLADPPPSKPVRLEPGEIRAERADELRRAFYDHLGRLADAGATRPAAYHVRSLFAEEAWALRERLREKEPELVAYGLEPLDDGRARALRERLVERAPRQVAKSLGARWADADPWAWELRARLAEAAPAEVIASMGSLDSDDSWALRERLLKDKDNHAAVLATLKRIDTERAWALRDELGRGKTDWGLLEGLAGIDTERAWALRRKHQRKALPWVLVSTAGLVSDAAWELRDGLFKVAPKLVLQTLYGVDHERAWTMRRDAGWSCKEALTSIKGLDGEEAWRLRESLAKRWQSHAAKSVGLALAATDRGRDFLWALARANPNDPEVIHYLVKLIDEEEA